In Rhipicephalus microplus isolate Deutch F79 chromosome 7, USDA_Rmic, whole genome shotgun sequence, one genomic interval encodes:
- the LOC142767319 gene encoding uncharacterized protein LOC142767319, producing the protein MLDGSSPEESGHRDDDDCAGLTKRELFDALREKDRLLADLLRRLPQPESSGAPHQAAINTFQVMPDLSRNIPDFSGDGCASAAREWMESLRQTATLHRWPTPFLLETAKCHLVGAAKDWYRSRAAEISSWDDFERMFGRTFYSQTRAAERWRRMQERMQQRNENTAAYFHEKVRLCREAHLDFCDTREQVLTGLRSRELCTMLLGRSHEDADDLLHDIQEFERIDRERRERFGTAAERRATSDAPRMQPAPKAPLQGASGYDRRDQRPPITNQNGERKCYNCLKFGHISRDCPEERRIEKCLKCGRTGHTQKHCQAKGPKNETNAVSGEKIDPGVLLKHVKWNGNETLIGMIDTGSSGCLLRESAAVRCGAEVLEDATALYGFGSQGVPAARAIGRCRADLLIDGVVGKNIQILVVPDEAQSVDLLVGRTFTELPYVTYAKLGDSLQFWHRDECPFSHLEPFVSCPKLRLKTAEETPLQANVINWVRLSSQSNVTGAVLFNNCGCEILVDMEDGEVTVPVFASGNDVVLRKGQRLGHATEVDIPGCEMKEINECREECSAAEPEQILVTEAQRPIGCEGIKIGPSVTEEQRRELACLLNEYRDCFAANLSELGCTSALSMDIQEIPGSAPVAVRPYGTNAAKREAVRDIVGERKREGIGTETHSEYANPVITTSMVDTEQRDWDEKLSEAECSLNNAVNKTTGKTPFEMLHGYRPEFHSVALKRLVESKASEWEEPGGLRERVRQRLVSEQKKMKVAYDKRHFPAKMYGVGDVVFMTRAPEQTGKPAKAQPKYRGPLVITAVLPADTYRVADLDETRASRFATIAHVSQLKCWTTTNPHSHLDDDGESAEESDAPECDVQRLRRSARSCAKTHPYASAT; encoded by the coding sequence ATGCTGGACGGATCATCGCCGGAGGAGAGTGGTCACCGTGATGACGACGACTGTGCTGGGCTCACCAAGCGGGAACTTTTCGACGCTTTGCGCGAGAAAGACCGCTTGTTGGCggacctgctgcggcggctgcctcaGCCGGAGTCGTCGGGGGCTCCACACCAGGCGGCCATCAACACGTTTCAAGTGATGCCCGATTTGAGCAGGAATATTCCAGACTTTTCCGGTGATGGTTGCGCGTCAGCAGCCCGGGAATGGATGGAAAGTTTGCGCCAGACGGCTACGCTTCACCGGTGGCCAACGCCATTCCTGCTCGAAACTGCCAAGTGTCACCTGGTCGGCGCGGCAAAGGATTGGTACCGTTCGAGAGCTGCCGAAATTTCATCGTGGGACGATTTCGAGCGGATGTTCGGGCGGACTTTCTACAGTCAGACACGGGCGGCGGAGAGATGGAGGCGTATGCAAGAGCGAATGCAGCAGCGAAATGAGAACACGGCTGCGTACTTCCACGAGAAGGTGCGCCTTTGCAGAGAGGCGCACTTAGATTTCTGTGATACGAGGGAGCAGGTGCTGACCGGTCTGCGATCACGGGAGTTATGCACAATGCTTCTCGGAAGGTCGCACGAAGACGCGGATGACCTGTTGCACGACATTCAGGAATTTGAGCGGATCGACCGTGAGCGACGGGAACGCTTCGGGACAGCGGCTGAGCGAAGAGCGACAAGCGATGCACCTCGTATGCAACCTGCACCCAAGGCACCGCTGCAGGGTGCGTCCGGGTACGACAGGCGGGACCAGCGACCACCTATCACAAATCAGAACGGTGAGCGAAAATGTTATAATTGTCTTAAATTCGGACACATTTCGCGGGATTGCCCAGAGGAAAGACGAATAGAAAAATGTCTAAAATGTGGGAGGACTGGGCATACCCAAAAACACTGCCAAGCAAAAGGCCCCAAAAATGAGACGAACGCTGTGTCTGGAGAGAAAATTGACCCTGGCGTGCTTTTGAAGCACGTTAAATGGAATGGCAATGAGACTTTGATTGGCATGATAGACACAGGCAGTTCCGGTTGCTTACTGCGCGAATCAGCGGCGGTGCGGTGTGGAGCGGAAGTGCTGGAAGATGCGACAGCTCTGTATGGTTTCGGCAGCCAGGGAGTTCCAGCTGCTCGTGCGATTGGCAGGTGCCGGGCCGACTTGCTGATAGATGGCGTCGTTGGCAAGAACATACAGATACTTGTTGTACCCGACGAGGCCCAGTCGGTCGATTTGCTTGTCGGTCGCACGTTTACAGAGCTGCCATATGTGACCTACGCTAAGCTGGGCGACAGCTTGCAATTCTGGCATAGAGACGAGTGCCCATTCTCACATCTCGAACCCTTCGTTTCATGTCCGAAATTACGTTTGAAAACTGCTGAAGAGACCCCACTGCAGGCCAATGTTATAAATTGGGTGAGACTGTCATCGCAGTCTAACGTCACTGGTGCAGTGCTATTCAACAACTGTGGGTGCGAAATTCTTGTTGACATGGAGGACGGAGAGGTTACTGTGCCGGTGTTTGCGAGCGGAAATGACGTGGTTCTACGTAAAGGACAAAGACTTGGCCACGCGACAGAGGTGGACATCCCGGGTTGCGAGATGAAGGAAATAAATGAGTGCAGAGAGGAGTGCAGCGCGGCGGAGCCAGAGCAAATTCTGGTTACGGAGGCGCAACGGCCGATTGGGTGCGAGGGAATTAAAATAGGCCCCTCCGTAACAGAGGAGCAGCGTCGTGAGCTCGCGTGCCTCCTAAATGAGTACCGGGATTGTTTCGCCGCCAATCTCAGCGAACTTGGCTGCACATCTGCCCTTTCGATGGACATACAGGAGATACCTGGTAGCGCTCCCGTGGCTGTTCGGCCCTACGGCACGAATGCAGCAAAGCGAGAGGCTGTACGCGACATCGTCGGAGAGCGGAAAAGAGAGGGAATCGGAACTGAGACACATTCCGAGTATGCGAACCCAGTCATTACTACATCGATGGTCGATACAGAGCAGCGAGATTGGGACGAAAAGCTCAGTGAGGCAGAGTGCAGCTTGAACAACGCTGTAAACAAGACGACCGGGAAGACTCCCTTCGAGATGTTACATGGTTATCGACCGGAATTTCACAGCGTGGCACTGAAGCGCTTGGTTGAATCTAAAGCGTCAGAGTGGGAGGAGCCCGGCGGGTTGCGCGAACGTGTACGGCAGCGCCTCGTGAGcgagcagaagaagatgaaggtcgctTACGACAAACGCCACTTCCCGGCTAAAATGTACGGTGTCGGTGACGTGGTCTTCATGACGAGGGCTCCAGAACAGACGGGAAAGCCTGCCAAAGCCCAGCCAAAATATAGGGGCCCCCTTGTAATCACGGCAGTGTTGCCAGCTGACACGTATCGAGTTGCCGACCTTGACGAAACAAGGGCGAGCCGCTTCGCGACAATTGCGCACgtgtcgcagttgaagtgctggaCAACGACCAATCCGCATTCACACCTTGATGACGACGGAGAGTCTGCGGAGGAGTCAGACGCCCCCGAATGTGACGTGCAGCGACTGAGACGTTCGGCCCGTAGCTGCGCCAAGACCCATCCCTATGCGAGTGCGACATAG